One genomic window of Anaerofustis stercorihominis DSM 17244 includes the following:
- a CDS encoding leucine-rich repeat protein: MKSKRLLAVMLSGFMVLGSMTPVFAEEVKNENTNDNAVVSEEQQVTDVNNSEEVKDNEKAVITNKDKTAEDEKKSDESTSSNETSKSVKSTSKTAKAVVENKTDETTGLEFSYDEDTNKATITGIGSFSGDVLEIPKKVKASDTGEYEVTAIGEAAFSGESLTSVEIPNNVISIGASAFNNCTSLTACTFEKGSKLTSISIYTFYNCNKLEEIIIPNSVMGISYYAFSLCSSLTKCIFEKDSSLRAITEHAFEGSGLKSIEIPKSVISLESNVFKDCTDLTSCTFENGINLTEIKESTFENSGLNSFKIPKTVETIQSDVFKDCTNLTSIDSEEGSVLKDIYDCVCGDTNLKTIRLTSDILNAVNIGYLNDTGDFIHGVKFIGHSGNIDDDPSPLYRWFRSGKDDGDGSWEFSSEGVCHGTSEVTETKVEPTCANAGSITYSAGTCACGNEVSDEVTLEIPATGNHTFDKTVVDKTATCSEKGKEHKICSVCNDIDYDSYKDIDMIPHIFDKTVVDKAATCAEEGSNHVECSVCNTKKENSDETIGVIPHKFDKEVVDKEATYTEEGSKHTECRVCGTKKEGSDVVIQKLVKKDESNNNNNNGDSTSNGSTVTNTGSDKTSVNNPQTSDEMNMVLYVLLGLVSLGAVGTVGYKIKKRNI, encoded by the coding sequence ATGAAGAGCAAGAGACTTTTAGCGGTAATGCTGAGCGGGTTTATGGTGTTAGGAAGCATGACACCTGTGTTTGCCGAAGAAGTAAAGAATGAAAACACGAATGATAATGCTGTAGTAAGCGAAGAACAACAGGTAACTGACGTAAATAACAGTGAGGAAGTCAAAGATAACGAAAAAGCTGTTATAACAAATAAAGATAAAACCGCAGAAGATGAAAAGAAATCTGATGAAAGTACTTCTTCAAATGAGACTTCAAAATCTGTTAAGTCGACTTCAAAGACAGCCAAAGCTGTTGTAGAAAATAAAACAGATGAAACAACCGGACTTGAGTTCAGTTATGATGAGGATACAAATAAAGCTACGATTACCGGTATCGGGTCTTTTTCCGGTGATGTCCTTGAAATCCCAAAGAAGGTAAAGGCTTCCGATACGGGAGAATATGAAGTAACGGCTATAGGTGAAGCGGCTTTCTCTGGCGAAAGTCTTACAAGTGTTGAAATCCCGAATAACGTTATATCTATAGGGGCGTCTGCATTTAATAATTGTACAAGCTTAACTGCATGTACTTTTGAAAAAGGCAGCAAGTTAACATCTATATCTATTTACACATTTTATAATTGTAACAAACTGGAAGAAATTATTATACCAAATTCAGTGATGGGAATATCATACTATGCTTTTTCATTGTGTTCATCATTAACTAAATGTATTTTTGAAAAAGATAGTTCTTTAAGGGCTATAACTGAACATGCATTTGAAGGTTCGGGGCTAAAAAGTATTGAAATACCTAAGTCTGTTATATCACTAGAGTCTAATGTATTTAAAGATTGTACAGACTTGACTTCATGTACATTTGAAAACGGAATTAATTTAACTGAAATTAAAGAAAGCACATTTGAAAATTCGGGACTTAATAGTTTTAAAATACCGAAAACTGTTGAGACGATTCAGAGTGATGTCTTTAAGGACTGTACTAATTTAACTTCTATTGACAGTGAAGAGGGAAGTGTTTTGAAAGATATATATGACTGTGTATGTGGAGATACAAATTTAAAGACTATAAGACTTACAAGTGATATTCTTAATGCTGTAAATATCGGATATTTAAATGACACTGGTGACTTTATTCATGGGGTGAAATTTATCGGACACAGCGGGAATATTGATGATGATCCCAGTCCATTATATAGATGGTTTAGGTCAGGGAAAGATGATGGTGACGGTTCATGGGAATTTTCAAGCGAAGGTGTATGTCACGGAACCAGCGAAGTTACCGAAACTAAGGTCGAGCCTACGTGTGCAAACGCGGGAAGCATCACTTACTCTGCGGGAACTTGTGCATGCGGGAATGAAGTAAGCGATGAAGTTACATTAGAAATTCCTGCAACGGGAAATCATACATTTGATAAAACTGTGGTAGATAAAACTGCAACTTGTTCCGAAAAGGGTAAAGAGCATAAAATATGCAGTGTATGCAATGATATCGACTATGATTCATATAAGGATATAGATATGATACCTCATATATTTGATAAAACAGTCGTTGATAAAGCTGCAACATGTGCTGAAGAAGGAAGCAATCATGTGGAATGCAGTGTATGTAACACTAAAAAAGAAAACTCAGATGAAACGATAGGAGTTATCCCTCATAAATTTGATAAAGAAGTGGTAGACAAAGAAGCTACATATACAGAAGAAGGAAGTAAGCATACGGAATGCAGGGTTTGCGGGACTAAAAAAGAAGGTTCTGATGTCGTTATCCAAAAATTAGTTAAAAAGGATGAAAGTAATAACAATAATAACAACGGTGACTCCACATCAAATGGAAGTACCGTTACAAATACAGGAAGTGATAAGACATCTGTAAATAATCCTCAGACTTCTGATGAAATGAATATGGTTTTATACGTCCTATTGGGACTTGTGTCTTTGGGTGCAGTAGGGACCGTAGGATATAAAATCAAGAAAAGGAATATTTAA